In Rathayibacter sp. VKM Ac-2762, one DNA window encodes the following:
- the holA gene encoding DNA polymerase III subunit delta, translating into MAGRAPARAKAAPSKAAIPQLAWNQTRPAPIVLITGPEQFLADRALRFLREFLRAEDPSLEVSDIDAGGYAPGELLTLASPSLFDEPRLIRVSNVEKCTDAFLLETLDYLSAPADGATLVLRHGGGNRGKKLLDAIRSGTGGGIEIVCAELKRESDKVDFAIAEFRTAGRTATTGAVRALVSAFSDDLDELASACQQLLSDVTGEITEATVAKYYGGRVETTAFTVADSAIAGRHGEALLGLRHALASGADPVPIVAAFASKLRTMAKVAGSREGSGQVASRLGLAPWQVDRARRDLQGWTGEGLGTAILTVADADANVKGATRDPVYALERMVSVVSARGV; encoded by the coding sequence ATGGCAGGCAGGGCCCCGGCGCGCGCGAAGGCAGCGCCCTCGAAGGCGGCGATCCCGCAGCTCGCCTGGAACCAGACCCGGCCGGCGCCGATCGTGCTGATCACCGGCCCGGAGCAGTTCCTCGCCGACCGCGCGCTGCGCTTCCTCCGCGAGTTCCTCCGGGCCGAGGACCCGAGCCTCGAGGTCAGCGACATCGACGCCGGCGGCTACGCGCCGGGGGAGCTGCTGACGCTCGCGAGCCCGTCCCTCTTCGACGAGCCCCGCCTCATCCGCGTCTCGAACGTCGAGAAGTGCACGGACGCGTTCCTCCTCGAGACCCTCGACTACCTCTCGGCGCCCGCGGACGGGGCGACCCTGGTGCTCCGCCACGGCGGCGGCAACCGGGGCAAGAAGCTCCTCGACGCCATCCGCTCGGGCACGGGCGGCGGCATCGAGATCGTCTGCGCCGAGCTCAAGCGCGAGAGCGACAAGGTCGACTTCGCGATCGCCGAGTTCCGCACCGCCGGCCGCACGGCGACCACCGGTGCCGTCCGAGCCCTGGTGTCTGCCTTCTCCGACGACCTCGACGAGCTCGCGTCGGCGTGCCAGCAGCTGCTGTCCGACGTCACCGGCGAGATCACCGAGGCGACCGTGGCGAAGTACTACGGCGGCCGCGTCGAGACCACGGCCTTCACCGTCGCCGACTCGGCGATCGCGGGCCGTCACGGCGAGGCGCTGCTCGGGCTCCGCCACGCCCTCGCCTCCGGTGCCGACCCGGTACCGATCGTCGCCGCGTTCGCGAGCAAGCTGCGGACCATGGCGAAGGTCGCCGGCTCGCGCGAGGGCTCGGGCCAGGTCGCCTCGCGTCTGGGCCTCGCTCCGTGGCAGGTGGACCGGGCCCGGCGCGACCTGCAGGGCTGGACCGGCGAGGGCCTCGGCACCGCGATCCTGACGGTCGCCGACGCCGACGCGAACGTGAAGGGCGCCACCCGCGACCCCGTCTACGCCCTCGAGCGCATGGTCTCGGTCGTCTCCGCCCGGGGCGTCTGA
- the rpsT gene encoding 30S ribosomal protein S20 — protein MANIKSQIKRNLTNKKANERNKAVKSELKTAIRSVHTAIAAGDTEKAGTALAFAAKKLDKAASKGVIHKNQAANRKSAIAKQVAAL, from the coding sequence GTGGCAAACATCAAGTCGCAGATCAAGCGCAACCTCACCAACAAGAAGGCGAACGAGCGCAACAAGGCCGTCAAGAGCGAGCTGAAGACCGCCATCCGCTCGGTCCACACCGCCATCGCCGCCGGCGACACCGAGAAGGCCGGCACCGCCCTCGCCTTCGCCGCCAAGAAGCTCGACAAGGCCGCCAGCAAGGGCGTCATCCACAAGAACCAGGCCGCGAACCGCAAGTCGGCCATCGCGAAGCAGGTCGCCGCGCTGTAG